Proteins encoded in a region of the Clostridium butyricum genome:
- a CDS encoding ABC transporter permease: MQSLRLIVFEMNKQITSLNFIIITLIFVIFSLMQMGEIFHYPVKNDKDIIYLKERGGDVRDCLYIKSSPQELKNNSINYLTQIIEKNQMEENDANIFRNLILQMEKENLSFDEAYETLSKENSALIPWLDACKNQFGEKVGTVDEVNNNIKTILVNEGYNTIFSEKYVTYIQLISAFLILPLFLGLITKDINCNISEIVYVQPISSVKYLLSKYIGCLISLLTMLYVLGGSMNFYLAHKFKISGWQGNYNGFLGYYIIFVVPLVIFLSSFIVFLVLLLRKTIAVFPVYILYIIFNATQGVFLGHNTSNEIYKCIIRLISENPDTNFIIFNRIFYLILSVIFIICSCILYKNSRKNPRRAITL; this comes from the coding sequence ATGCAAAGTTTACGATTGATAGTATTTGAGATGAATAAACAAATAACAAGTTTGAATTTTATTATTATAACATTAATATTTGTGATTTTTTCATTAATGCAAATGGGAGAAATTTTTCATTATCCTGTTAAGAATGATAAAGATATTATATACCTTAAAGAACGTGGTGGAGATGTGAGAGATTGTTTATATATAAAATCATCACCTCAAGAACTTAAAAATAATAGTATCAATTATTTAACTCAAATTATAGAAAAGAATCAAATGGAAGAAAATGATGCAAATATTTTTAGAAATCTAATTTTACAAATGGAAAAAGAAAATTTGAGTTTTGATGAAGCGTATGAGACTTTATCAAAAGAAAATTCAGCTTTAATTCCATGGTTAGATGCTTGTAAGAACCAATTTGGAGAAAAAGTAGGAACTGTTGATGAGGTTAATAATAATATAAAGACAATATTAGTTAATGAAGGATATAATACTATTTTTTCTGAAAAATATGTAACATATATTCAATTAATTTCAGCATTTCTTATTCTTCCATTATTTTTGGGATTAATTACAAAAGATATAAATTGTAATATAAGTGAGATTGTATATGTACAGCCAATATCATCTGTTAAGTATCTATTAAGCAAATATATAGGATGTCTTATTTCATTACTAACTATGCTATATGTTTTAGGTGGAAGTATGAATTTTTATCTGGCTCATAAATTTAAAATAAGTGGTTGGCAAGGAAATTATAATGGATTTTTAGGCTATTATATAATTTTTGTTGTACCACTTGTAATATTTTTAAGTTCATTTATAGTATTTTTAGTTTTATTATTAAGAAAAACTATTGCTGTATTTCCAGTATATATTCTTTATATTATTTTTAATGCAACCCAAGGGGTATTTTTAGGTCATAATACATCGAATGAAATATATAAATGTATAATTCGTTTAATATCTGAAAATCCCGATACTAATTTTATTATTTTTAATAGAATTTTTTATCTAATATTATCTGTAATTTTTATTATCTGTTCGTGTATATTATATAAAAATTCAAGAAAAAATCCGAGGAGGGCTATAACATTATGA
- a CDS encoding response regulator transcription factor, which yields MRNILIADDNDEIREIVRILLESEGFNVSEAINGEDAVNKVNDNTDLIILDIMMPIKSGFKACIEIREKTSAPILFLTAKSQDSDKCMAFSAGSDDFLSKPFSYTELISRVKALLRRYYIYKGKEAPESSDSIDINGLKINKTSNEVSIDNEEIILTEIEYRLLLLMASNRSKIFSAQNLYESVWNEPYFYTNNNTVMVHIRNLRSKLECDPQNPKYIKTVWGKGYRIE from the coding sequence ATGAGAAACATTTTGATTGCAGATGACAATGATGAAATTAGAGAAATAGTTCGAATACTTTTAGAAAGTGAAGGATTTAATGTGTCTGAAGCCATAAATGGTGAAGATGCTGTAAATAAAGTAAACGATAATACAGATTTAATTATTCTTGATATAATGATGCCTATAAAATCTGGATTTAAAGCATGTATAGAAATTAGGGAAAAAACAAGCGCACCTATTTTATTTCTTACTGCAAAGTCACAGGATTCTGATAAATGTATGGCTTTTTCTGCTGGAAGCGATGATTTTCTTTCAAAACCATTTTCATATACAGAATTAATTTCAAGGGTCAAAGCCTTACTCAGAAGATATTATATATACAAAGGAAAAGAAGCTCCCGAATCTTCAGACTCTATAGATATAAATGGATTAAAAATAAATAAAACTTCTAATGAAGTTTCTATAGATAATGAAGAAATTATACTTACTGAAATAGAATATAGACTACTTTTGTTGATGGCTTCAAATAGATCTAAAATATTTTCAGCACAGAATTTATATGAAAGTGTGTGGAATGAACCATATTTTTATACAAATAACAATACCGTTATGGTTCATATAAGAAATTTAAGAAGCAAGCTGGAGTGCGATCCTCAAAATCCAAAATATATAAAAACTGTATGGGGGAAAGGATATAGAATTGAGTAA
- a CDS encoding TVP38/TMEM64 family protein yields MNKERTLKISAVFIAILLTALLCAFMPKLLLMTVSLDEFNKYILSMGNLGVFMLIFFQILQTVVAPIPGEVIQIAGGYVYGLPLGTLYSLIGLIIGSGIAFYFTRLIGGDFIADLLRKKKLKWMLDIMESRKFEIILFIIFIMPGLPKDFMIYVAGLTTLRPMKFFMILIASRLPWIMASVSVGANINAGNYLLTIIVLIIAIIGFIIGIFYKDKIIKKFTNEKC; encoded by the coding sequence TTGAATAAAGAGCGTACACTGAAAATTTCAGCAGTATTCATTGCTATTTTATTAACTGCATTATTATGTGCATTTATGCCAAAACTGCTTTTAATGACTGTATCACTTGATGAATTTAATAAATACATTTTATCTATGGGGAATTTGGGAGTATTTATGCTGATATTCTTTCAAATTCTTCAGACTGTAGTTGCACCTATTCCTGGTGAGGTTATTCAGATAGCAGGAGGATATGTTTATGGATTACCATTAGGAACCCTATATAGCTTAATAGGTCTTATTATAGGATCTGGGATAGCATTTTATTTTACAAGATTGATAGGTGGAGATTTTATAGCAGATCTGCTTAGAAAGAAAAAGTTAAAGTGGATGCTTGATATTATGGAAAGTAGAAAATTTGAAATTATATTGTTTATAATTTTTATAATGCCAGGACTTCCAAAAGATTTTATGATATATGTAGCTGGACTTACAACGTTGAGACCTATGAAATTCTTTATGATTTTAATAGCAAGCAGATTGCCTTGGATAATGGCATCAGTAAGTGTTGGTGCAAACATAAATGCTGGAAATTATCTTCTTACTATAATTGTATTAATTATAGCTATTATTGGGTTTATAATAGGAATATTTTATAAAGATAAAATTATAAAAAAATTTACTAATGAAAAATGTTAA
- a CDS encoding sensor histidine kinase has translation MSKKIFLTKLERKLTVSIIISLTISILISFLINFAGEYMLDTYYDKSNFLNNKSTQALSDFKSYISKNNISIDDHEKIEKWVRNYKYVDIYIFENNTLVYNSTRYASYSDYETLVETTNISDYFDDISFYDTNGKVYMDCYFEYKYYYITLFISATIGLICFVIIMLTLINKKISYIGTLENEIKILEGGDLNYNITIDGNDELAFLAESINEMRKSFIERLQNENEAKSANSELITAMSHDLRTPLTALLGYLDIIEYKKYKTEENLMQYIHNSREKAYQIKSLSDKLFEYFLVFSHKEHLELETFNVNEIFEQIFQEEFFMLNAENFTFDFIPCNHICYLDMNLISIRRVFDNLFSNILKYADKSEPIKIRYYIENNILIITIKNKINNNLKSVSSTGIGLKTCTKIIEMHNGKLSTQKIDNFFIVTITLDVK, from the coding sequence TTGAGTAAAAAAATTTTTTTAACAAAACTGGAAAGGAAATTAACTGTATCTATAATAATTTCATTAACTATTTCTATTTTAATATCTTTTTTAATAAATTTTGCTGGTGAATATATGCTCGATACTTATTATGATAAAAGTAATTTTCTTAATAACAAAAGTACTCAAGCATTATCTGACTTTAAATCATATATATCAAAAAATAACATTTCAATTGACGATCATGAAAAAATTGAAAAATGGGTACGTAACTATAAGTATGTAGATATTTATATATTTGAAAATAATACTTTAGTATATAACTCAACTAGGTATGCTTCATATTCTGACTATGAAACTTTGGTAGAAACCACAAATATATCAGATTACTTTGATGATATATCATTTTATGATACAAATGGAAAAGTTTATATGGACTGCTATTTTGAATATAAATATTATTACATTACTCTTTTTATATCTGCTACTATTGGCTTAATATGTTTTGTAATTATCATGCTTACTTTAATAAATAAGAAAATTTCGTATATAGGAACACTTGAAAATGAAATTAAAATTTTAGAAGGCGGTGATTTAAATTATAATATAACAATAGATGGTAATGATGAATTAGCTTTTCTTGCTGAAAGCATTAATGAAATGAGAAAATCATTTATCGAGCGACTACAAAATGAAAATGAGGCAAAATCAGCTAATAGCGAACTAATTACAGCTATGTCCCATGATTTAAGAACTCCACTTACTGCATTACTTGGATACCTGGATATTATTGAGTATAAGAAATATAAAACTGAAGAAAATCTTATGCAATACATACATAATAGCCGTGAAAAGGCTTATCAGATAAAATCATTATCAGATAAACTTTTTGAATACTTTTTAGTTTTTAGTCATAAAGAACACCTAGAACTTGAAACTTTTAATGTAAATGAAATATTTGAGCAGATATTTCAAGAAGAATTTTTTATGCTTAATGCTGAAAATTTCACATTTGATTTTATTCCATGCAACCATATATGTTATTTAGATATGAATTTAATTTCAATCAGACGTGTATTTGATAATCTATTTTCCAATATTTTAAAATATGCTGATAAATCTGAACCAATCAAAATACGTTATTATATTGAAAATAATATTTTAATTATCACAATAAAAAATAAAATAAATAATAATCTAAAATCTGTGAGCAGTACTGGAATAGGTCTAAAAACTTGTACCAAAATTATAGAAATGCATAATGGAAAATTATCTACTCAAAAAATAGATAACTTCTTTATAGTGACTATTACACTAGATGTAAAATAA
- a CDS encoding ABC transporter ATP-binding protein, whose translation MSIDIKGLEKRFNERTIALNNINLNIGKGIFGLLGKNGSGKTTLMRIITTLMEPTKGNINILGLEYNKKNYEKIKKNIGYLPQEFGFYRDFTVLEIMNYLSILNNIDNSVKRDKIKKILNNVGMYDYRDKKYKQLSGGMKRRVGLAQAMLNEPKILIVDEPTAGVDPQERIKIRNLLNEYSQNNTVLFSTHIVEDIESTCNNLAILNEGNLVFNGDLKTLLDLAKGKLWECSFENLEAFNNFQINHNVLSYKREEDCIIAKVISEKCPIKNSIPAKAYLEEAYVYITTRESI comes from the coding sequence ATGAGTATCGATATTAAAGGACTGGAAAAGAGATTTAATGAAAGAACTATTGCTTTAAATAATATAAATCTAAATATTGGCAAGGGGATTTTTGGATTATTAGGTAAAAATGGATCTGGAAAAACTACATTGATGAGAATAATAACAACATTAATGGAGCCTACAAAAGGAAATATTAATATTTTAGGTTTAGAATATAATAAAAAAAATTACGAGAAAATTAAAAAAAATATAGGCTACCTTCCGCAGGAATTTGGATTCTATAGAGATTTTACAGTATTAGAGATAATGAATTATTTATCTATATTAAACAATATAGATAATTCTGTTAAGAGAGATAAAATAAAAAAAATACTTAATAATGTAGGAATGTATGATTATAGAGACAAGAAATATAAGCAGTTATCTGGGGGAATGAAAAGGCGTGTAGGGTTAGCACAGGCAATGTTAAATGAACCTAAAATTTTAATAGTTGACGAGCCGACAGCTGGTGTAGATCCACAAGAAAGAATAAAAATAAGAAATTTATTAAATGAGTATAGTCAAAATAACACAGTTTTATTTTCTACTCATATTGTTGAAGATATTGAAAGTACCTGTAATAATCTTGCGATTTTAAATGAAGGAAATCTAGTTTTTAATGGAGATTTAAAAACTTTACTTGATTTAGCAAAAGGTAAGTTGTGGGAGTGCTCTTTTGAAAATCTTGAAGCTTTTAATAATTTTCAAATCAACCATAATGTTTTATCGTATAAGCGTGAAGAAGATTGTATTATAGCAAAGGTTATAAGTGAAAAATGTCCAATAAAAAATAGTATTCCTGCAAAAGCATATCTTGAAGAAGCATATGTTTATATTACTACAAGGGAGAGTATATAA
- a CDS encoding LytR/AlgR family response regulator transcription factor produces MLKVFICEDNKEERERFSKIISDIILIENYDIELELVSSNPNELINHIAKNDFSGLYFLDIDLKSEINGIELAAKIRKYDSRGFIVFITTHAEMSYLTFIYKVEAMDYIIKDDYNRIRERIGQCIEDANTKYSAKTTELQKIFTIKSVDKIINIEYKKILFFETAPIIHKVIVHAIDRQIEFYAKMKDIEKRLDDRFYRCHKSFIVNRDNINEIDFTKRCIYMINGEQCLISTRLMKGLKNNRL; encoded by the coding sequence ATGCTTAAAGTATTTATATGTGAAGATAATAAGGAAGAAAGAGAAAGATTTAGTAAAATCATAAGTGATATTATTTTAATTGAAAACTATGATATAGAACTTGAGTTAGTTTCAAGTAATCCTAATGAATTAATTAATCATATAGCAAAGAATGATTTTTCGGGTTTATATTTTCTTGATATAGATTTAAAATCAGAAATTAATGGAATAGAACTCGCAGCTAAGATAAGAAAATATGATTCAAGAGGATTTATTGTGTTTATAACAACTCACGCTGAGATGAGTTATTTGACTTTTATATATAAGGTTGAAGCTATGGATTATATAATTAAAGATGATTATAATAGGATAAGAGAAAGAATAGGACAATGTATAGAAGATGCTAATACAAAATATTCAGCTAAAACGACAGAACTTCAAAAAATTTTTACTATCAAGTCTGTTGATAAAATTATAAACATAGAATATAAGAAAATATTATTTTTTGAAACAGCTCCAATCATTCATAAGGTTATAGTACATGCTATAGATAGACAGATAGAGTTTTATGCAAAGATGAAAGATATCGAGAAAAGACTTGATGATAGATTTTATAGATGTCATAAATCATTTATAGTAAATAGAGATAATATAAATGAAATTGATTTTACTAAAAGATGTATATACATGATAAATGGAGAACAGTGTTTAATATCAACTAGATTAATGAAAGGCTTAAAAAACAATAGATTATAA
- a CDS encoding sensor histidine kinase, with the protein MNVCIAALGASIILFLSMINLSYIKFSFKEFILIIVLNQCLNINIILLNLSEFAVIISIFFILSMYICIKSKNVLAGIIIPISTIIIYVLIDYTITNIFILLFSIGPESVRENNELYCFIYILEFFIMFIISRMLGYMLNRKTKMLDKYFYINKRFNILLIISFLLTIITVYTNIILEHKSNFRIEFIKINGMLFLFYSILLMIITYILIINITKEINLKNKQIQFENLQQYTNSLEDLYTDMRGFRHDYINIISSLMGYIENKDMDGLERYFNKRILCLSEGIEANNLKIGNLKNIKVTEIKGILSSKLIRAQELEIDTFIDIVEPIEKINMDIIDLSRIVGILLDNAVEGAVECDKPFLKVGIINKENSILIVIINSVKDKIPIYKIYEKGFSTKGENRGLGLYSLKEITSKYNNVFLDTVLENNEFKQLLQIGKDK; encoded by the coding sequence ATGAATGTTTGTATAGCAGCTTTAGGAGCTAGTATTATTTTATTTTTATCAATGATAAATTTAAGTTATATTAAATTCAGTTTTAAAGAATTTATTTTAATAATAGTTTTAAATCAATGTTTGAATATAAACATAATATTATTAAATTTAAGCGAATTTGCCGTGATAATATCTATATTTTTTATATTAAGTATGTATATATGTATAAAAAGTAAAAATGTACTTGCAGGTATAATAATACCTATAAGTACGATTATTATATATGTACTTATAGATTATACAATAACTAATATTTTTATTTTACTATTTAGTATAGGACCAGAATCAGTAAGAGAAAATAATGAATTGTATTGTTTTATATATATTTTAGAGTTTTTTATAATGTTTATTATAAGTAGAATGTTAGGATATATGTTAAATAGAAAAACAAAAATGTTAGATAAATATTTTTATATTAATAAAAGATTTAATATTTTATTAATTATAAGTTTTCTTTTAACAATAATTACTGTATATACCAATATTATACTAGAGCATAAGAGTAATTTTAGAATAGAATTTATAAAAATAAATGGAATGTTGTTTTTATTTTATTCTATACTACTTATGATTATTACATATATATTAATTATAAATATTACTAAGGAAATAAATTTGAAAAATAAACAAATTCAATTTGAGAATTTACAGCAATATACAAACAGTTTAGAAGATTTATATACAGATATGAGAGGTTTCAGACATGATTATATAAACATAATATCATCTTTAATGGGATATATAGAAAACAAGGATATGGATGGGCTTGAAAGATACTTTAATAAGCGTATACTTTGTTTAAGTGAAGGAATTGAAGCAAATAATTTAAAAATAGGAAATCTTAAAAATATTAAGGTCACTGAAATTAAAGGTATTTTATCTTCTAAACTGATTAGAGCACAAGAGCTGGAAATTGATACATTTATAGATATTGTAGAACCAATTGAAAAAATAAATATGGATATTATTGATTTAAGCAGAATTGTAGGAATTCTCCTTGATAATGCTGTAGAAGGCGCAGTTGAATGTGACAAGCCTTTTTTAAAAGTAGGTATTATAAATAAAGAAAATTCTATACTTATAGTAATAATAAATAGTGTGAAAGATAAAATTCCTATATATAAGATATATGAAAAAGGTTTTTCTACTAAAGGTGAAAATAGAGGTCTAGGTCTTTATAGTTTAAAAGAAATTACGAGTAAATATAACAATGTTTTTCTTGATACAGTATTAGAAAATAATGAGTTTAAACAACTTCTTCAAATTGGAAAGGATAAATAA
- the pssA gene encoding CDP-diacylglycerol--serine O-phosphatidyltransferase codes for MLKKYIPNILTFLNLSFGILSIVEVINNNYFMSALFIILAALVDRYDGRIARMLNVSSEIGKELDSLADLVSFGVAPGILIFFKYGLNNYLIGTCIMLFYIICGCYRLAKYNISEFEGVFLGIPITISGSVLALLSLIITYTKIIPGVLMIILGYLMISKVKLKKI; via the coding sequence ATGTTGAAGAAATACATTCCTAATATACTTACATTTTTAAATTTATCCTTTGGAATATTATCAATAGTTGAAGTCATAAATAATAATTATTTTATGTCTGCGTTATTTATAATTCTTGCAGCTTTAGTGGATAGATATGATGGTAGAATTGCTAGAATGCTTAATGTTTCAAGTGAAATAGGAAAGGAACTAGATTCACTTGCTGACCTTGTTTCATTTGGAGTTGCACCAGGGATTCTCATATTTTTTAAATATGGATTAAACAATTATTTAATTGGTACATGTATTATGTTGTTTTATATTATATGTGGATGTTATAGGCTTGCAAAGTATAATATAAGTGAATTTGAAGGAGTATTTTTAGGGATTCCAATAACTATTTCTGGAAGTGTTTTAGCTTTATTATCATTAATAATTACATATACAAAGATTATACCAGGAGTCCTTATGATTATTTTGGGATATCTCATGATTTCTAAAGTGAAATTAAAAAAAATCTAG